From the genome of Mycobacterium dioxanotrophicus, one region includes:
- a CDS encoding mycofactocin-coupled SDR family oxidoreductase — translation MSDRLTGKVAFITGAARGQGRAHAVRMAKEGADIIAIDIAGPLPPSVPYDSATPDDLAETVRLVEATGRRVLAAAVDTRDLEGLRAVVDKGVAEFGRLDIIIANAGITVPEAWNETTPESFRDVIDINLTGTWNTVMAGAQHIIDGGRGGSIILISSAAGIKMQPFMVHYTASKHGVTGLARAFAAELGKHKIRVNSLHPGAVNTPMGTGDMMAALNRANETNPGLMQMVTPFLPDFIAEPEDIADAACWLASDESRFVTASRVAVDLGSTQF, via the coding sequence ATGAGTGATCGGCTCACCGGAAAAGTCGCCTTCATCACCGGAGCAGCCCGCGGCCAGGGCCGCGCGCACGCCGTCCGGATGGCCAAGGAGGGCGCTGACATCATCGCCATCGACATCGCCGGCCCGCTACCGCCCAGTGTCCCTTATGATTCCGCCACGCCGGACGATCTGGCCGAGACGGTGCGGCTGGTCGAGGCCACGGGCCGAAGAGTGCTCGCCGCAGCCGTGGACACGCGAGATCTGGAGGGGCTGCGGGCCGTCGTAGACAAAGGGGTGGCGGAGTTCGGCAGGCTCGACATCATCATCGCCAATGCGGGCATCACGGTTCCGGAGGCCTGGAACGAGACCACACCCGAGTCGTTCCGCGATGTCATCGACATCAACCTCACCGGAACCTGGAACACCGTCATGGCGGGGGCCCAGCACATCATCGACGGTGGGCGCGGCGGCTCGATCATCTTGATCAGCTCCGCGGCAGGTATCAAGATGCAGCCGTTCATGGTGCACTACACGGCCAGCAAGCACGGCGTCACTGGGCTGGCCCGGGCGTTCGCGGCCGAACTCGGCAAGCACAAGATCCGCGTCAACAGTCTGCACCCCGGCGCCGTCAACACCCCGATGGGCACCGGCGACATGATGGCCGCGCTCAACCGGGCCAACGAGACCAATCCCGGCCTGATGCAGATGGTCACGCCGTTCCTGCCCGACTTCATCGCCGAGCCCGAGGACATTGCCGACGCGGCCTGCTGGTTGGCCAGCGACGAATCCCGGTTCGTCACCGCGAGCCGGGTCGCCGTCGATCTGGGCTCCACTCAGTTCTGA
- a CDS encoding acyl-CoA dehydrogenase family protein, translated as MTTTAATTEVGDEDFQEILAQTRSFIRTAVVPRENEILATDTVPDDLRDQAKKMGLFGYAIPQRWGGLGLNLAQDVELAMEFGYTALALRSMFGTNNGIAGQVLVGFGTDEQKAQWLEGIASGDVVASFALTEPGAGSNPAGLRTKAIRDGDDWVIDGQKRFITNAPTADLFVVFARTRPADDAGPGIAVFLVPADAAGVQIGAKDAKMGQEGAWTADVTFTEVRVPGGALVGGSEDVGYRAAMTSLARGRVHIAALAVGSAQRALDESVAYAAAATQGGEPIGNFQLVQAMIADQQTGVMAGRALVRDAARQWVSGEDRRIAPSAAKLFCTEMAGKVADLAVQIHGGTGYMREVPVERIYREVRLLRLYEGTSEIQRLIIGGGLVKAAQRNTNR; from the coding sequence GTGACCACCACTGCGGCCACCACAGAAGTCGGCGACGAGGATTTTCAGGAGATCCTGGCGCAGACCCGCAGCTTCATCCGCACCGCCGTGGTGCCCCGCGAGAACGAGATCCTGGCCACCGACACGGTGCCCGACGACCTGCGTGACCAGGCCAAGAAGATGGGCCTGTTCGGCTACGCCATACCGCAGCGGTGGGGCGGCCTCGGCCTCAACCTCGCCCAAGATGTCGAACTGGCAATGGAATTCGGCTACACCGCCCTGGCGCTACGGTCGATGTTCGGAACCAACAACGGCATCGCCGGCCAGGTCCTGGTCGGCTTCGGCACCGACGAGCAGAAGGCGCAGTGGCTCGAAGGCATCGCCTCCGGAGACGTCGTCGCATCGTTCGCCCTCACCGAACCCGGAGCGGGTTCGAACCCGGCGGGATTGCGCACCAAGGCCATTCGCGACGGGGACGACTGGGTGATCGACGGCCAGAAGCGCTTCATCACCAATGCCCCGACGGCCGATCTGTTCGTGGTGTTCGCGCGGACCCGGCCCGCCGACGATGCCGGACCGGGCATCGCGGTCTTTCTCGTACCGGCCGACGCGGCTGGTGTCCAGATCGGGGCGAAGGACGCCAAGATGGGGCAAGAAGGTGCCTGGACAGCCGATGTCACCTTCACCGAGGTCCGCGTTCCGGGCGGCGCCCTGGTCGGCGGGAGCGAAGACGTGGGTTACCGGGCCGCGATGACCTCACTGGCGCGCGGACGGGTACACATCGCCGCCCTGGCCGTCGGCTCGGCACAGCGCGCTCTCGACGAGTCGGTGGCCTACGCCGCCGCGGCCACGCAGGGCGGCGAGCCGATCGGCAACTTCCAGCTCGTCCAAGCAATGATCGCCGACCAGCAGACCGGCGTGATGGCGGGCCGGGCGTTGGTACGCGATGCCGCCCGCCAGTGGGTGTCGGGTGAGGATCGCCGCATCGCGCCGTCGGCCGCCAAGCTGTTCTGTACCGAAATGGCAGGCAAAGTGGCCGATCTCGCAGTGCAGATCCACGGCGGCACCGGCTACATGCGTGAGGTCCCGGTGGAGCGCATCTATCGCGAAGTCCGGTTGCTGCGACTCTACGAGGGCACCAGCGAGATCCAGCGTCTCATCATCGGCGGCGGTCTGGTCAAGGCCGCGCAGCGCAACACCAACCGTTAA